Proteins encoded within one genomic window of Budorcas taxicolor isolate Tak-1 chromosome 12, Takin1.1, whole genome shotgun sequence:
- the CUL4A gene encoding cullin-4A isoform X3: MIRSIFLFLDRTYVLQNSTLPSIWDMGLELFRNHIISDKAVQTKTIDGILLLIERERSGEAADRSLLRSLLGMLSDLQVYKDSFELKFLEETNCLYAAEGQRLMQEREVPEYLDHVSKRLEEEADRVITYLDHSTQKPLIACVEKQLLGEHLTAILQKGLDHLLDENRVPDLTQMYQLFSRVRGGQQALLRHWSEYIKTFGTTIVINPEKDKDMVQDLLDFKDRVDHVIDVCFQRSEKFINLMKESFEAFINKRPNKPAELIAKHVDSKLRAGNKEATDEELERMLDKVMILFRFIHGKDVFEAFYKKDLAKRLLVGKSASVDAEKSMLSKLKHECGAAFTSKLEGMFKDMELSKDIMVHFKQYMQNQSDPGSIDLTVNILTMGYWPTYTPVEVHLTPEMIKLQEVFKTFYLGKHSGRKLQWQTTLGHAVLKAEFKEGKKEFQVSLFQTLVLLMFNEGDGFSFEDIRLATGIEDSELRRTLQSLACGKARVLLKSPKGKEVEDGDRFLFNAEFKHKLFRIKINQIQMKETVEEQVSTTERVFQDRQYQIDAAIVRIMKMRKTLGHNLLVSELYNQLKFPVKPGDLKKRIESLIDRDYMERDKDSPNQYHYVA; this comes from the exons ATGATCCGGAGCATCTTCCTGTTCCTGGACCGCACGTACGTGCTGCAGAACTCCACGCTGCCCTCCATCTG GGACATGGGGCTAGAGCTGTTCAGAAACCACATCATCAGCGACAAAGCGGTCCAGACGAAAACCATCGACGGCATCCTGCTGCTGATTGAGCGGGAGCGGAGCGGCGAGGCGGCGGACCGGAGCCTGCTGCGGAGCCTGCTGGGCATGCTGTCTGACCTCCAG GTATATAAAGACTCATTTGAACTGAAGTTTTTGGAAGAAACGAATTGTTTATATGCTGCAGAAGGCCAAAGGTTAATGCAAGAAAGAGAG GTTCCAGAGTACCTTGACCACGTGAGTAAGCGCTTGGAGGAGGAGGCGGACCGCGTGATCACATACCTAGATCACAGCACACA gAAGCCGCTGATCGCCTGTGTGGAGAAGCAGCTCCTGGGGGAACACCTGACAGCGATTCTGCAGAAAG GGCTGGACCACCTGCTGGACGAGAACCGCGTGCCGGACCTCACGCAGATGTACCAGCTGTTCAGCCGCGTGCGGGGCGGGCAGCAGGCGCTGCTGCGGCACTGGAGCGAGTACATCAAG ACTTTCGGGACAACGATCGTCATCAACCCTGAGAAAGACAAAGATATGGTGCAGGACCTGCTGGACTTCAAGGACCGAGTGGACCACGTGATTGACGTGTGCTTCCAGCGGAGCGAGAAGTTCATCAACCTGATGAAAGAGTCCTTCGAGGCATTCATCAACAAGCGGCCCAACAAGCCCGCGGAGCTGATCG CAAAGCACGTAGACTCAAAGCTCAGGGCAGGGAACAAGGAGGCGACAGACGAGGAGCTGGAGAGGATGCTGGACAAAGTCATGATCCTGTTCCGGTTCATCCACG GTAAAGACGTGTTCGAAGctttttacaaaaaagatctagcAAAAAGACTCCTGGTTGGAAAAAGTGCCTCCGTCGATGCTGAGAAATCTATGTTGTCGAAGCTGAAGCACG AGTGCGGGGCCGCGTTCACCAGCAAGCTGGAGGGCATGTTTAAGGACATGGAACTCTCCAAGGACATCATGGTTCATTTCAAGCAG TACATGCAGAACCAGAGTGACCCGGGCTCCATAGACCTGACTGTGAACATCCTGACCATGGGCTACTGGCCGACATACACGCCCGTGGAGGTGCACCTGACTCCAGAG ATGATCAAGCTGCAGGAAGTGTTTAAGACGTTCTATCTGGGGAAGCACAGTGGGCGGAAGCTCCAGTGGCAGACGACCCTGGGCCACGCGGTGCTGAAAGCCGAGTTCAAGGAG GGGAAGAAGGAGTTCCAGGTGTCCCTGTTCCAGACGCTGGTGCTGCTCATGTTCAACGAAGGGGACGGCTTCAGCTTCGAGGACATCAGGCTGGCCACGGGCATCGAGGACAGTGAGCTGCGGAGGACGCTGCAGTCCCTGGCCTGCGGCAAAGCACGCGTCCTCCTCAAGAGCCCCAAAGGGAAGGAAGTGGAGGACGGAGACAGGTTCCTGTTCAACGCAGAGTTCAAGCACAAGCTCTTTCGCATAAAGATCAACCAGATTCAGATGAAGGAGACA GTGGAGGAGCAGGTCAGCACCACGGAGCGCGTGTTCCAGGACCGGCAGTACCAGATCGACGCTGCCATTGTCAGGATCATGAAGATGAGGAAGACGCTGGGCCACAACCTGCTCGTCTCCGAGCTGTACAATCAGCTCAAGTTCCCAGTCAAG CCTGGAGATCTGAAGAAGCGGATCGAGTCTCTCATAGACAGGGACTACATGGAGAGGGACAAGGACAGCCCAAACCAGTACCACTACGTGGCCTGA